The Perca fluviatilis chromosome 18, GENO_Pfluv_1.0, whole genome shotgun sequence genomic interval ATTATAATTTAATGTCAATATCTGTGTcttgtttacatttaatttataaccAGCATAGTCACCAAAGCTACTTAGAGTCTGAAATACTTTGGGAAGTGATGTGTTTGGTTCACTTATGTACAATAGCACATCATCGGCGTATAGCGCCACCTTGTGTACATCACCAGAAATATTTATACCTTTTATACTGTTTGTTTGCCTTATTAATTGGGCTAGCGGTTCAATATAAAGGGCAAAGAGTAAAGGGGAGAGTCCACACCCTTGTCTTGTCCCGCGTTCTAGTTCAATAGTATTCGATAAATGACCATTTATTTTTATCTGCGCAGTTGGTTTTGTGTATAGTGCCCCGATCACTTTAACAAAATCTGAATGAAATCCAAATCTTTCCAGTACTCTATATAGAAAAGCCCAGCTTACAGAATCAAAAGCTTTTTCAGTGTCAAGGCTAATCACTGCAGCTTGTATTTGGTGTTTTTTAATGTGATTTAGTATGTGTAATGTACGCCTTATATTATCATGGGTTTGTCTTAGTGGGATGTTACCTGTCTGATCAGTAGAAATGAGTTGTGGAAGTATCTCTTCAATTCTCTTCGAGAGAATTGATGTGAAGAGCTTATAATCAATATTAAGAACAGAAATAGGTCTGTAAGAGCAACAATTAAGCCGGTCCTTTCCCTCTTTGTGTATTACAGATATAGTGGCCTGTTTCCATGATGGTGGCATTTTACCCTCTTTTAGAGCCAGATTAAATATTTGAAGGAGGAATGGTGATAGctccattttaaattttttataccATTCGGACGTAAATCCGTCTGGACCAGGAGACTTGTTTGCTTTAAGCCTCGATATGGCATAGGATAGTTCTCTTTCTGTAATATTAGTCACTAGCCTTTGATTTTGATCATCCGACAAAACAGGTAAGTTAAGTTGTTCGAGGAAACCCTTGATTTGTTTTCCATCTTTTAACTTTGGCTGTGTATATAATTGTTTATAGTAACTCTGGAAGGCCTGTTTAATTTCACTTTGTTTATAGACACATCTCTTAGAATTTGGGTCTCTtattttacatattgtgttgTCTGTTTGATGCTTTTGTAGTTTGCTCGCTAAAAGTTTAGCAAACTTAGCCCCAGATTCATAGTATTTTTGTTTGGTATAGATCATCTTCTTTCGTATTTCTTGTAAGTATAGTGCATTAATATTATTTCTCAATATTTTGAGCttaatattaaagtgatggttcggagtaatttcaccctagggtcctttgcaccatgacctcgagccaaacaccccccagaagcttttttcacctgggtctaacattgggagagttagcgtagagtagcgttagccgctgaatagcttagcgcagaggctaatggatccgaagtgtctcttaacattaccccactaataatgcccgaaatgataccaaaggtctacactagtatatataggttatgcactcataaaacgatggattgtaaagtttgtaagtacaccagaaggttatgtaaataacacttgcctgctggcttctgctctctgctgttgttgttgctgctgtaagacgagtgcttagggacatctacaaattacaacaccgaaaagagatgcaacaaaaatattttttaatttaacttattttttaaagtaagtgctgtaatataactagcaggagacaagtaataattgaggtaagtttggagacattaccttatttaatcattaaattaataaatatttttgttgcatctcttttcggtgttgtaatttgtaaatgtccctaagcactcttactgcccggtagtaacagcagcagcagcagcagagagcagaagccagcaggcaagtgttatttacataaacttctggtgtacttacaaattttacaatccatcgttttatgagtgcataacctatttgtactactgtagacgtttggtatcatttcggtcattattagtggggtaatgttaagagacacttcggatccattagcctctgcgctaagctattcagctgataacgcttcACGCTTCATGCGATGGAACCAAATTAGAGCTTCGGTGAGGAGGGgtttgtttggctcgagatcatggtgcaaaggaccctagggtgaaattactccgaaccatcactttaagctccGGTTTTAATTCTCTCTTATGTTTTCCCTCTAGCTCTTTTAATTCCCTATTTCATAATCTAAATTGcctatctctttttttctggacacaaaattatataattttacCCCTCATAACCGCTTTCAATGTGTCCCAGACGATTTCTGGGCTCACCTCACCATTAAGGTTTTCTTTTAggaatgtttttatgtcagatttGATTAATTTGGAAAATTGTAGATCGTTCAGTACACTTGTATTCAACCTccactgtgtgtttttgaaatcatcatttatttctacatttagCAATAGGGGAGCATGGTCAGAAAGATCAATGTTTCCAATCTCGCAGTTACATACCCTATGGCGATcccttttaaaaatgaaaaaataatcaattctaGAGTATACTGTATGCGCATGAGAAAAGTGGGTATAATCTCGGTTTGTTGGATGTAAGTCTCTCCAAATGTCCACAATACCATATTCTGACATGAGGATCTTAATTTTCTTCTGCAAAGACGTTTGGGGGATCAGTCTTGAGGAGTCAAGCCTAAAATTAAGTCGAATATTCCAATCCCCTCCACAAATAAGTATACCAGTTGATTGAGCCATTAAATCAAATAGTTtcctataaaataaaatgtcactgCCTGGGGGAGCATATACATTCAACAGTGTTATTTGGACTCCATCTATTCTACCAGTTATCAGTGAAAATCTCCCTTCTTTGTCTGTAGTTTCAGATATGAGTTCAAATGGGACTCTTTGTGATATAAGAGTGGCCACACCCCGTCTATGACCTGATTTATAGGACGAGTAATATATTTTAGAAAAACccattctttttaatttttcgTGTTCCAGTGAATTAACATGTGTTTCTTGTAACATAGcaatttgtactttttactttctcAGTTTAGacaatattttatttcttttagtgGGGTTAAGAACCCCATTCACATTAAATGAAGCAAATTTTAGAGTATGTTTGTCAGCCATGGTTTcctatgtttttaactgaagaCATATCCATACAAAACAAAAGTAATGCACACCCGTAACAAGAACAAGTAAAACATGAACATAACTAAAATATGAAAtctttactatactatgactttttatcccttttttcgacattgaatactatgactttttctgatATATGACTTAACACTTTTTTgatgtactatactattactttttaataactttttttgacatactatactatgactttttattttattttttttacactgaatactatgactttttctactatactatgtactatactatgagctGGGCTGAGTCAGACAAAACACATCTGTCCTGCTGAAGAGGGAAACatctttaatagaaaaaaacaacataaacatttACAATCAAATCTTAAATTTGTCAGATATATTCATAAACAATATTAGGCTcctctcaatcaaaacaaaatgctCATTCTGTATGATAAACTATAAACACTTAATAGGCTCGTCTTTTTTGTGGTTGCCAAatccacaatctttttttttctttttcttttttctagtgggtctttatatatttttatttatatatacttttattgagcaacaataataatacaaaacatcCCCAATGGGACAGCAGAATGACATAAAAACAATGCTCATAATTCCAATGTTTTCCTTACCCCCACCCCGCCCACCCATTTCTGAGGGCCCATCCCACAGCCCCACCTGTCTCTGGGTAACAAACAATacaatcaaaagaaaaaaacaaacataaataaGTAACTAAATAAAGGGACCATAAACGAAACATAAGATAACTTGCAATTTAATTAtccataaaaatatataaaaaaataataataaataaataaataaaataaaataaatagaaacaaAACTGGGGTGTTAAGTTATGACAATAAAAGTCAGAAAACACTCAGATATCTGACTCCTCAGGAACGATGTTCAAAGACTCTATGATGGACAGTAAGGGGTTCCAAATTCGATCAAAGCTCTTCAGAGAGCCCCTGAGGGAAAACCTCAGCCTTTACAACTTTAGATTATATAAAACTTCCTTGATCCAACGATCATAGGATGGGGGCAGAGCTTGCTTCCAATTTAGAAGAATCAATCGCCTGGCTAGTATGGTGCAGAAGGCCATGGAATGTCGTGCTTTAGCTGATAGGGTTTTATTAGATGGGATACCAAAAAGGGCAGAGAGGGGATGTGGATCTGCCACAAAATCATAGGCCATTTGAAGAGTGTCAAATATTTTAGCCCACAAATCTGCCAGCTTTGGGCATGACCAAAACATGTGGATGAGGTCGGCAGGGGACTGGTGGCATCTGTTACAAGCGTCAACAACACTGGGGTAAATTTTAGACAATCTATGATTGGTGTAATAAATCCTGTGTATGAGTTTACATTGAATCAGCCCATGTCGGGCACAAATGGAGGAGTTATGGACTAACTCAAGAATATTGCCCCACTGGTCATCATCTATATTAAGCCCCAGATCCTGTTCCCATGACTCCCTCGTCTGCTGGGGAAAGACTGAAATGATGCAGTCCATGACACcgctgatatgtgaaatattccCTTTCTGATTGGGGTTTATCATGAGAAGAGTGTCTAGTAATGTCTGTGGGGGGGAGATTAGGAAAACCAGGATAATGTTTCTGAACAAAATGCCTAACTTGGAAAAAACGGAAAAGGTGTGATGATGGTAGCTTAAATTTAGCAGACAGGTCAGTGAAAGACATGTAGGTCCCATATCATAGAGATCCTTAATAGATAATATGCCACTATCATACCAAAGTTGAAAGGCAGAATCCATAGTAGATGGTTTGAAATTGTGATTGTGGAACACTGGAGTTAAGGTAGAGGAACCTTGTAGGCCAAAGTGCTTTCTGATTTGTAACCAAATTGTTAACGACTGAGTGACCACTAGGCTAGTGCTGACATTAGTAACAGACACAGGAAGCGGGGAACACAACCATGACCGCAATGACATCTGAGTGGAAGAAAATTCCATTTGGACCCAGGCAGATAGTCGATTCAACGGTccagaataaaaaaatagtaatGTAACAAATTGGGGAGGGCAAGCCCCCCAGCCCACTTTGGAAGCTGCAGTATCTTTTTCCACATGCTCAAAGGTTTACCGGCCCATAGAAAGGTTGAGATTGATTGGTCTAGTTTggcaaaatacttttttgaaataaGTACAGGGATATGTCGGAAAAGGTAGAGGAACCTTGGCAGGACAGCCATTTTAATGAGGTTCACCCTGCCAGCTAAGGACAATGGTAAAGTAGACCATCTGCCAAAATCCTCCTCTCTTGAGCAAAGGAACAAAATTGTTGTTAAATTTCAAATAGGGACCGAGAGATGAAAACTCCCAAATATGTAAGTCCCTCATCCACCCatttgaaaggtgctatattaTCTGGCGGTCGCCCCGGTAAATTGTTGATTGCGAATAATTCACTCTTTccaaaatttaatttataaCCGGATAGTTGACTTAATTgtttcaaaatgtttaaatcTATCGGAAGAGACGTAGTTGGATTTGATACGTAAAGAAGTAAATCATCCGCATACAGTGACAGTTTGTGTATTACTCCCTGGCGAGAAATGCCCTCAAATCTCTCCTCAGATCATAACCAAATGGCCAGTAGCTCAATGGCCATGGCAAACAATAAAGGTGAAAGTGGACACCCCTATCTTGTGCCACGGTGGAGCTGAAAAGGGGGTGAGACAATATTGTTTGTACAGATGCTACTGGAGATGAGTACAGCAACTTGACCCATGAAATAAAACCTGGACCCAGGCCAAATCTTTCCATCACTTCAAAAAGGAAATCCCACTCCACCCTGTGAAAAGCCTTTTCAGCATCCAGCGACACCACTACTTCAGGGGTGCTGGAGCCAGGCATATTAAATCAATTTAGAAGTCTTCTGGTGTTGTGGAATGACTGCCTCCCCAACATGAAGCCAGTTTGGTCTGCTGAAATGAGTCCTGGTAGAACATTCTGGAGACAGAGAGCTAAGATCTTAGCCAAGATCTTGTAATCTACATTTAGCAATGATATGGGTCTAAAACTACTACAGAGTACAGGATCTTTATCTTTTTTAGGAGAAGAGTAATTTTAGCATTAGTCAAGGTTGGTGGAAGTTGGCCAAGAGACAAAGCTTCATTGTACATGTGAACTGTGGAAAGGAGAGGGGCAAATCTTTTATAAAATTCAACAGTGAATCAATCTGGACCAGGTGATTTGCCACTCTGTAAATTAGTGATTGCAGTCATTATTTCAGTTGTTGAGAGTGGTATAGCCAAATTTTTCACCAGCTCCTGGTCTATTCTGGGAAACTCAATGGTGGTTAATGGGTTATCTATAATGTTTTGATTACGATCAGATGCATATAGATCAGAATAAAATTTGGTAAATGTTTCATTTATGAGTTTAGGGTCAGTTTGGATGACTCCTGAAGGTGATTTAATACTCGGGATAAGCCTAGACGCAGCTGCAGCTCTGGCCTGCTGGGCCAGAAGCTTCAAATCCACAATCTTTAATTACAATCTGCAGTTTGCAACAGGCTTTTGGTCTCATTATATGAGCAGTCACATATATGCTTTGAGCCATATATCattttgattcatatttgatTTAGCAAGTGGCTTGCAAACTATCAATATAAAGTTATCAAATGCTGGAGATATCAGGAAGCAAATTAGTAAGCGTCTTTTGTCTGAAATGTCATGTCAACACATTTGAACTGAAGCTCTTGTTCATGCACTATACACACTGAATAAACCCACTGTGGGACATCCCGTTACAGCTGGAGACAGGATGACAGGAGCCCTCGCAGCTAGCCTGGTCACAAAACGCtcctttttactttttcatgattGAAGACAGCTCCAGAATCATgctctgaaagaaagaaagaaagaaagaaagaaagaaagaaagaaagaaagaaagaaagaaagaaagaaagaaagaaagatcaaCAATGCATGGTTATTATTATGTAAATCACAGACACGCTGACATGTCCCCTCGCTGCAGTGATGCAAATATAAAACCACCCAACCACAGCAAAGGTGCACCCATTGGACGTAGCCAgggtgacgtcacccattggtttgtggactgccgtttgGAAGCCTCGGGTTTGACTATTGGCCGTCACCAGAAGTGACCATGTTTGGATGAtagggtggagctggggaggagcgAGGGGTGGATCTGACGGACGCTATGCACAGCGCCATGGTAGCAACCTGTCAATCACAAGGTAGCCCCGCCTAAAAGCATCCCCTGTTTTATCctctattttaaaatgaatgggagcatcatttactaaatgaacatcatgctgtgatgaagaagacttgaaactagtgaTTGAGAACATAAACTCATTGTGAAAATGTTAACTGAGGTAATAACTCAAGTGAGAATTAGACTCATTTTCTTATAGACATATTTTCCTATACAGCCAGTGGAAATTGGAAAGCAAATTTTCTACAGTTTAGGTGATGTCAGTATTTTTGGGTGTGTTTGAAGTGTGGGgcttagtttaaaaaacatgatgtcaCTGAGCCTACTTCCATGCACCAATCACCATTTAGCAATACTTGAATCAAAATGTGATGCCAGTTGCTGCTCATGTTGCCAGACCACTGTCAATCAAATGTCATTAAACAGATAAATAATGGTGCTTTCTAACTACAAATTGTTGAATATGTAGTCATGAATATCAAATGGTAGGCCTATACATGTGTTTTAAGGGGCTATAAAGACTGGTGGCAAAACACTGTATAAcagtatttttaaaaacaatttcaattattatgatttgttttaattaaatgaTCTTTTTTATGCATATTTTATTAGATAGTTAGACAGGAAAGGAGATAGTAAGGAGAAAGAGGGGATGATTGGAACCCAAGGCGCTGCCAGCATGGGGCCGTGGCGCACACTCTACCGCGCAGCTCGAGTCCATCATTGACACATAGCTCCCTTACCACAAGGGAATCTAGCCATACACATGGTTTAGCTTTTAGGTCTCCTTTGTGCCTCTACTCTAATACAATAAAGGTGATTTCTATGGTGCTGGATACTAGAGGTGTGAAAAGTGAGAaacatctttcttttttctttttttttttacttcacatgTGGGTGTGGTTACAGGTAGCCTGGGAGCCAGAGCAAATAGATATGTCTGGCCCCCTCCAGCTGACCCGGGCTTTagcagaccaatcacaaccatttcTCTCACATGGGGCGGGCTTGAGAGGATGTTGGTCGTCCAGCACAGCCAAACTCatgtcaaactgtcaaactaggTGCTgctgctcttgggggaattactggaattgttgggtctttgtaagtgtggtctagaccgactttatctgtaaagtgccttgagataactcttgttatgatttgatactataaataaaactgaattgaattgaataaataatataatatatcaaatatgaatcaagatCCTGTTCCTATATTGCATcaaatgttttcataaaaaCTAGTGTACTGTTTAGCTGTAAGTTAGTTGCGTTGCGTTGCCAAGTGTTGGTGTCTGCCACTTGGAAATGGAAAATGAACTGAGCTACGCTACAGGTGTGATAGAACACAGTGATCCCCCCGTCAAACAGACAGAAAGCTTTCAGCCAATATGGAAGTTTTAAAATGTCtagataaaaataaatcaaagaaaCAAAATACAGTGAAGTGCAATACACATTGATTGTTATAGCAtgtgcatttcctttttatatctgactttaaaatgttaaaatgtatttaataactGAATGCAGTTTTTCATTGTAACATGAATttacaaattactagacaaaaaacaAAGTCTAGTATTAcataatatgtatgtattacaTAATAAACTAAATCATTCCCTTGAGGGGATCAAGAACGTATTCTGATTGGGATATATTTCAGTGCtgtccagcagagggcagcatAGACCTGCTAATACTAGTGCCCTttaaatatagatatataaagGCCACTAGCCAATACTAAATGCAAAGCACTGTCATTAGTTTCCATGAGGAAATGAAGATGTCCAtgccaaaatgaaaaacaattaaCTGACACGGCATAGTGTCACTGACACGGGTGGATGGCAGCTATATGTCAAAAGGAAATACATGTGACAACATGGAGTTGTCTTTTCTTCTTTGATTTGCTTTGATTTAAGTGAAACACTGCTGTTCAGCTCGGTGTGAGCTCACACTTTCAATAAGATCTTCAGTTAAACTATACATAAACTATACTACGATCAGACATGTGTTGCGTTAGGGGCTCCAGATAGCCTAAAACATAATGAGAAGGCGCCAGGtttgctcagttggtagagcgtgcgtccatatatagaggtttagtcctcgacgcagcgagccccctttcctgcatgtcatcccccctctctttcatgtcttcagctgtctaaaaatgccccccaaaaaataacataacgagaagtgtatttttttgttctcaCCATGGACATCCTCCTCCCGCTTGCTGGAGGCGGCGGGGTTACCGCGGGACTCTCTCCCTGGTTGAGGTGCTGGGCCTCGACGTCTGGTCCACTCTGGGAATCGGTGCTGTCAGACTGAGTGGCCTCCGACAGTTCTCGGGACATAAAACTGCACTTTCTGGCTGTGGGGTAGTGGTCGCTCTCTGTCGAGTCGCTCATGTCACTGAGCTCCTTACAAACACTCACTCTGCTCTGCATCCTCTGGGGGTTCCTCAGGGCAGCTGGGATCTCCATGTGGCCGGCCATCAGTGTAGGCCGAGGTCCTGCGGACTGCGGCCGACCCGACACCTGAGCTTCATTTGACTCTTCACTGCTGCACGAGGGCTTCCTGTTGTCCTGAGTGTAGCGCCGCTCCACCACCCCCAGCAGCTGGAGACCCTGGACGTCCGCTTGACTCGGCAGGTACGGTTGTGCAGGCTGCTGGTTGGAGCTGTTGGACCCCTCCTTATTCTGAGGGGACACAAGGGCCAAATTCAAAGGCACCGTCTCCCTATGAGCATCCGATATGACCGAGCGGGTCATCTGTGTGAGCTGCATCAACCTCTCTGGCGAGGAGTTAGTGagcacacacacctgctgcaCCATGGAGTTCTTCTTTGACCTGCACACGCTCTCATCGTCTCCATATTTGTATCCATACAAGCTCTGTTTGATCTTCTTCACCCCCAGATGGAAAATCTCCAGGAGGTTGAGGAATAAAGAAACCCCAGCAATAACCAGCATGAAAACCATGAAAATGTTCTTCTCTGTTGGCCGTGACACAAAACAATCAACACTGTTGGGGCAAGGCAACCTCTCACATTTGTACAGAGGAGACAGTCCGATACCGTACAGAGCACACTGACCTATAATGAACCCTACCTCCACCACAGATCTGGTTAAGATATGGAAAACATATGTGCGCAGCAATGAACCTCTAAGGGGAGCTTTCCTTACTTTCTTCTGTTCATCTAGTTTCCTGAGCTCTCGCTCAATTCTCTTGTGGTCCTCCTGGATGGGGTCTGTCCCCTCCAGCTCAGCTTTCAGACAGGCTTTCTTCCTGTGCCTCTCCTTTTCAAGGGTCCTCAGACGGTACAACGCATGCCCCATGTAGACCAGAGACGGAGAGGATACGAAGATGATCTGCAGCACCCAGTAGCGGATGAGGGAgatggggaaagcctggtcatAGCAGACATTTTTGCAGCCAGGCTGCTCCGTGTTGCAAACAAACTCACTCTGCTCATCATCCCAGACGTCCTCAGCTGCAACGCCGAGCACAAGCATGCGGAAAATGAAGAGGATGGTGAGCCAGATCTTCCCCACGATGGTGGAATGAATGTGGACTTCTTCTAAAATACTCCCTAGTAAGTTCCAATCCCCCATCTTCtgtcacattattattattattattaatattattattatctgtcAATGAATAAAAAAGCATAAGTAGTTTGTAGGTTATTCATCAAATGGAATTCAGAATTGCAACACAAATTGTATTACTTACATGTTTTCTATGGTCCTTGTCTCAAATGCTTCAGCATAACGCCTTTATAAAGAGCAGACTCATTTGTGGAGGCATCAGGGCACTTGTGTCCTCCCTTGAAGACAGACGAGACCCCACTGTGTAGCCAAGCTGACACATTTCAATGCTGTTGCAAACTAGGACTCTAGTTTGAAGCCATTGATCCGGCACATGGCCCTATAATGCCCTGAGGTTAGTTTCACCCTGACACTTTCAACAGGACAGTGCACTGAAAATAGCACCAACTGAAATGTCAATACACAACCATGTACAATGTGTTCAATGTGTTCCTTGCTCATAAAAACAATAGTGTTCAGTGTCAAGCCTTTGTGTTGTCCCTTTCCGACATGCAGCCAACTCCGTAGAGGAATGGCTTTCCCAGTTTGGTGTGGAGGAACATTAGAGGCCTGCACAGAGCCCTGACCTCAACACCTCTGGGAAGAGCTGGAACACTGACTGAGAGTCAGACCCCCCAGTAACgctgctgcagcagctgagGCTGATAGAGCAGCACATTCATGCCCATGGAGTTCACATGTTCAACTATCAGGTATGGGTAGGATGCAGTGGTACAAAGTAACTACCTACTTCTATTTAAGTtctgtacttgagtacaatgATGAGGTACTTGTTCTTTACTGTTGTATAttgtacttctactccactacatttcagagagaaatcttGTACTCCACATGTAACTGACTGTAGCTGTGGTTACTCTTTAGGTTAAAAATGTACGTAAAACAACATATTACACATGTAGAATAATGTGCATTGGCACATTAAACCAGTGTTTGTTATGCCTTACAAATGCAGGACTTATACATTGTGGTATTGTGGTACTTTGACTAAAGAAGtacttcattttttatttagattGACTTGGATTTTACCGTCTGGCATGTAATCAATCAGCAGTATTTTTAGTAAGAGAGATACATTAGATATCTGTCCAAAATGTGGCACAATGGGACTTCATGTCCCATTCCTGGCTGCTCTGCTAGTGAGTAACAAACAGCCCAAGGCCCTGGCCTCGATTTCCACACTTTGTGGCCCATTTTACAGATATTTCTGTCATGGTGATACAGTATATGGTGCTACCTAACAGATTGGTTCTAACTGGCGTAGATTAATGAATGTATGAATTTTGCTttcagatgttttattacagatagtgtatgaaacccatgaTCAAAAGTCATACATTTTGTCAGCGTTTTTCTTTTGGGTGGGTTGAATTATAGTAAAAGTAATTCTCCACCTTTTTGGGACCCCCTGGAACTCCATCAAGGACCCAGGGGGGTCCCCGGACACCACTTTGGGAACCACAGCCATATACTTTTTGGGTCCTACCATATAACCAATACAAAAATACTACTCTGAATTTCAGTCCTACTCTATCAAGCTattaagaaaaagaagaagattaaACAAGTGAGACAGTCACGCTCCTTTCTCACTTCTGGACTTTTCAAAAAGAAATCCTttgtacctttttttaaattgcaccATATTTACACTTTGTTTGATTAATCTGTCCCGACTATTCCACAAAACCACCCCACAAATCAAAACACACAAGTTTTTTGAGATTGTTCCAGGCCTACTGCTGTTTAAAAGGAAGTTCTTACCCCCCTCTCTATATGTAACAgttgtatgttttattttttgcttcatGAATTGTTAGTggagtcttaaatttgactagATATTTAATCTTTAAGGTGTGTCattttaaatacagtatatgtgctCCCACTGTTTACTGTCTACTACATTTAAATACGGGATCACCAAATGAACTTCACAGAATATAAAGTGCTTTCTCATTCAAAACATGCCTTGGATTTGTCTAAATTTAAAGATAATTTATTTAAGTCAAAccacttatttttttaagattattttttgggcattttaggcctttatttgtgtaggacagcttagacatgaggggagagagagaggggaatgacatgcagcaaagtgctgcaggttggagttgaacccgcggctgctgcgttgaggagtaaacctctacatatgggcgccctctctaccaggtgagctaaccaggcgcccttCAAACCACATTTTTAACTAATTTCTGCTGTTACAACCTTTATGTATTATAAATATTAGTGTCATATGTCATTTATATAAAGAATACATCATTTTAGTCCCAAAATCGCCCCCCCGTGGACTCCACAAGTGATATTTAAGTACTATGATTTGTAGTCCTCTATCTTTCCATACGTGTATGTCGCTTTTCATCCAATTGAGTACAACCTGTCAAATACctgtcgtggaagtttcctttgcagcaggggggagagttttcagagtttagtaaattgaaacaaataagacagactgagactaaaaccaagttgggtttttgtattttattaaaaaagatatatttgcaaataggatcgacatgatttcacaaaaggccgcagcccagtg includes:
- the gja10b gene encoding gap junction protein alpha 10 b encodes the protein MGDWNLLGSILEEVHIHSTIVGKIWLTILFIFRMLVLGVAAEDVWDDEQSEFVCNTEQPGCKNVCYDQAFPISLIRYWVLQIIFVSSPSLVYMGHALYRLRTLEKERHRKKACLKAELEGTDPIQEDHKRIERELRKLDEQKKVRKAPLRGSLLRTYVFHILTRSVVEVGFIIGQCALYGIGLSPLYKCERLPCPNSVDCFVSRPTEKNIFMVFMLVIAGVSLFLNLLEIFHLGVKKIKQSLYGYKYGDDESVCRSKKNSMVQQVCVLTNSSPERLMQLTQMTRSVISDAHRETVPLNLALVSPQNKEGSNSSNQQPAQPYLPSQADVQGLQLLGVVERRYTQDNRKPSCSSEESNEAQVSGRPQSAGPRPTLMAGHMEIPAALRNPQRMQSRVSVCKELSDMSDSTESDHYPTARKCSFMSRELSEATQSDSTDSQSGPDVEAQHLNQGESPAVTPPPPASGRRMSMSMILELSSIMKK